From Pan troglodytes isolate AG18354 chromosome 9, NHGRI_mPanTro3-v2.0_pri, whole genome shotgun sequence, the proteins below share one genomic window:
- the FHIP1B gene encoding FHF complex subunit HOOK-interacting protein 1B isoform X5 has product MERMNWLSRLASRGPGHRIPQGANLQTPVMADPETCLMVFKNHWSQVVRILERQGPQAAPGGADDLSAVRNHTYQMLTLLAEDRAVPSAPTGPGPLLEFALREDLLTRVLTWQLQWDELGDGVEERRAEQLKLFEMLVSEARQPLLRHGPVREALLTLLDACGRPVPSSPALDEGLVLLLSQLCVCVAQEPSLLEFFLQPPPEPGAAPRLLLFSRLVPFVHREGTLGQQARDALLLLMALSAGSPTVGRYIADHSYFCPVLATGLSALYSSLPRKIEVPGDDWHCLRREDWLGVPALALFMSSLEFCNAVIQVAHPLVQKQLVDYIHNGFLVPVMGPALHKTSVEEMIASTAYLELFLRSISEPALLRTFLRFLLLHRHDTHTILDTLVARIGSNSRLCMVSLSLFRTLLNLSCEDVLLQLVLRYLVPCNHVMLSQKPAVRDVDLYGRAADKFLSLIPRCCRHHAPSPPRPEHASWARGPGSPSVDSSSVMTVPRPSTPSRLALFLRQQSLGGSESPGPAPCSPGLSASPASSPGRRPTPAEEPGELEDNYLEYLREARRGVDRCVRACRTWSAPYDGERPSPEPSPFGSRTKKRSLLPEEDRNNVGEGEEEELGSRGLAGGAGEGPGHLPPPQLNGVPGSWPEGAKKVRLVPKEGAGELLEGISEGMAGLEGFGQELRELEVALSNGGTGSESPLEPPLPLEEEEAYESFTCPPEPPGPFLSSPLRTLNQLPSQPFTGPFMAVLFAKLENMLQNSVYVNFLLTGLVAQLACHPQPLLRSFLLNTNMVFQPSVKSLLQVLGSVKNKIENFAASQEDFPALLSKAKKYLIARGKLDWAEGPAAGPAPRRSDPLEP; this is encoded by the exons ATGGAGAGGATGAATTGGCTGAGCAGACTGGCCTCCCGGGGCCCTGGGCACCGTATACCTCAAGGGGCCAATCTCCAAACCCCAGTCATGGCTGATCCCGAGACCTGCCTCATGGTCTTCAAGAATCACTGGTCCCAG GTGGTGCGAATCCTGGAGCGGCAAGGCCCTCAGGCAGCTCCTGGGGGTGCAGACGATCTCAGTGCTGTGCGCAACCACACTTACCAGATGTTGACACTGCTGGCAGAGGATCGTGCAGTTCCCTCGGCCCCCACAGGCCCTGGGCCACTGCTGGAGTTTGCTCTGCGCGAGGATCTGCTGACCCGTGTGTTGACATGGCAGCTGCAATGGGATGAGCTTGGGGATGGGGTCGAGGAACGGCGGGCTGAGCAACTGAAACTATTTGAAATGCTAGTGAGCGAAGCTCGCCAGCCACTGTTGCGGCATGGTCCAGTTCGTGAGGCTCTGCTCACCCTGCTGGATGCCTGTGGCCGCCCTGTGCCCAGTAGCCCAGCACTGGATGAAGGCTTGGTGCTACTTCTCAGCcagctgtgtgtttgtgtggccCAGGAGCCTTCATTGCTCGAGTTCTTCCTGCAGCCACCTCCTGAGCCTGGAGCTGCTCCCcgtcttcttctcttttctcgCCTTGTCCCTTTTGTGCATCGAGAGGGCACCCTGGGCCAGCAGGCCCGTGATGCCCTACTTCTTCTCATGGCTTTGTCAGCTGGGAGCCCCACTGTGGGCCGCTACATCGCGGATCACTCTTACTTCTGCCCG GTGCTGGCCACAGGGCTCAGTGCCCTGTACTCATCACTGCCTCGAAAGATTGAGGTTCCAGGGGATGATTGGCACTGTCTGCGACGGGAAGACTGGCTGGGAGTGCCAGCCCTTGCACTCTTCATGAGTTCCCTGGAGTTCTGCAATGCAGTAATTCAG GTGGCTCACCCCCTGGTGCAGAAGCAGTTGGTTGATTATATCCATAATGGGTTCCTGGTGCCTGTCATGGGTCCTGCCTTGCACAAG ACCTCTGTGGAGGAGATGATCGCCAGTACCGCCTATCTGGAACTTTTCCTACGGAGTATCTCAGAGCCTGCTTTGCTCCGTACCTTCCTGCGATTCCTGTTGTTGCACCGGCATGACACCCACACCATCCTCGACACCCTCGTTGCTCGTATTGGCAGTAACTCCCGG CTCTGCATGGTCTCTCTGAGTCTCTTCAGGACCCTCCTGAACCTCAGCTGTGAGGATGTCCTGCTGCAGCTGGTTCTCAG GTATCTTGTTCCATGTAACCACGTTATGCTGAGCCAGAAGCCGGCTGTTCGTGATGTGGACCTATATGGACGAGCAGCTGACAAGTTTCTCTCCCTAATCCCACGCTGTTGTCGGCACCACGCCCCCAGCCCACCTCGTCCAGAGCATGCCTCATGGGCACGAG GTCCTGGAAGCCCAAGTGTGGACTCCTCTTCTGTGATGACAGTACCCCGGCCCTCCACACCATCTCGTCTGGCTCTCTTCCTGCGGCAGCAGAGCCTGGGTGGCTCTGAgtctccaggcccagcccctTGCTCACCAGGGCTTTCTGCAtccccagcctccagccctgGCCGACGGCCTACCCCTGCAGAGGAGCCTGGAGAGCTGGAAGACAATTACCTGGAGTATCTGCGTGAGGCACGTCGTGGTGTGGACCGCTGTGTCCGAGCCTGTCGTACCTGGTCTGCCCCCTATGATGGCGAGCGGCCCTCTCCTGAGCCCAGTCCTTTTGGCTCCCGGACTAAGAAACGCAGCCTACTGCCTGAGGAGGACAGGAACAacgtgggggaaggggaggaggaagagctggggAGTAGGGGGCTGGCTGGGGGTGCAGGGGAGGGCCCTGGtcacctgccccctccccagctcAATGGAGTGCCAGGATCATGGCCTGAGGGGGCGAAGAAGGTTCGTCTGGTGCCAAAGGAGGGAGCTGGGGAACTGCTAGAGGGCATCTCCGAGGGCATGGCAGGACTAGAGGGCTTTGGGCAGGAGCTCCGGGAGCTAGAGGTGGCATTGAGCAATGGGGGAACTGGCTCAGAGTCCCCCTTAGAACCTCCACTGCCCcttgaggaggaggaggcctACGAGAGCTTCACCTGTCCCCCTGAGCCCCCTGGCCCCTTCCTCAGCAGCCCTTTGCGGACTCTCAACCAGCTGCCAAGCCAGCCCTTCACTG gccccttCATGGCTGTGCTCTTTGCCAAACTCGAGAACATGCTGCAGAACTCCGTCTATGTCAACTTCCTGCTGACGGGGCTGGTGGCCCAGCTGGCCTgtcacccccagcccctgctccGCTCTTTCCTGCTCAACACCAACATGGTCTTCCAGCCCAGTGTCAAGTCCCTGCTGCAG GTGCTGGGCTCTGTGAAGAATAAGATTGAGAACTTTGCGGCTTCCCAGGAGGACTTCCCAGCACTGCTGTCCAAAGCCAAGAAGTACCTCATTGCCCGTGGCAAGTTGGACTGGGCTGAGGGCCCTGCAGCAGGACCTGCCCCACGCCGTTCTGATCCCCTAG AACCCTAA
- the FHIP1B gene encoding FHF complex subunit HOOK-interacting protein 1B isoform X1 has translation MERMNWLSRLASRGPGHRIPQGANLQTPVMADPETCLMVFKNHWSQVVRILERQGPQAAPGGADDLSAVRNHTYQMLTLLAEDRAVPSAPTGPGPLLEFALREDLLTRVLTWQLQWDELGDGVEERRAEQLKLFEMLVSEARQPLLRHGPVREALLTLLDACGRPVPSSPALDEGLVLLLSQLCVCVAQEPSLLEFFLQPPPEPGAAPRLLLFSRLVPFVHREGTLGQQARDALLLLMALSAGSPTVGRYIADHSYFCPVLATGLSALYSSLPRKIEVPGDDWHCLRREDWLGVPALALFMSSLEFCNAVIQVAHPLVQKQLVDYIHNGFLVPVMGPALHKTSVEEMIASTAYLELFLRSISEPALLRTFLRFLLLHRHDTHTILDTLVARIGSNSRLCMVSLSLFRTLLNLSCEDVLLQLVLRYLVPCNHVMLSQKPAVRDVDLYGRAADKFLSLIPRCCRHHAPSPPRPEHASWARGGPSRETGRREDITGPGSPSVDSSSVMTVPRPSTPSRLALFLRQQSLGGSESPGPAPCSPGLSASPASSPGRRPTPAEEPGELEDNYLEYLREARRGVDRCVRACRTWSAPYDGERPSPEPSPFGSRTKKRSLLPEEDRNNVGEGEEEELGSRGLAGGAGEGPGHLPPPQLNGVPGSWPEGAKKVRLVPKEGAGELLEGISEGMAGLEGFGQELRELEVALSNGGTGSESPLEPPLPLEEEEAYESFTCPPEPPGPFLSSPLRTLNQLPSQPFTGPFMAVLFAKLENMLQNSVYVNFLLTGLVAQLACHPQPLLRSFLLNTNMVFQPSVKSLLQVLGSVKNKIENFAASQEDFPALLSKAKKYLIARGKLDWAEGPAAGPAPRRSDPLVKSRRPSLGELLLRHAHSPTRARQAAQLVLQPGRDGAGLGLSGGSPGASTPVLLTRGGAPERQGEALRVKNAVYCAVIFPEFLKELAAISQAHAVTSPFLLETSEEGSGPLISGCGPLNP, from the exons ATGGAGAGGATGAATTGGCTGAGCAGACTGGCCTCCCGGGGCCCTGGGCACCGTATACCTCAAGGGGCCAATCTCCAAACCCCAGTCATGGCTGATCCCGAGACCTGCCTCATGGTCTTCAAGAATCACTGGTCCCAG GTGGTGCGAATCCTGGAGCGGCAAGGCCCTCAGGCAGCTCCTGGGGGTGCAGACGATCTCAGTGCTGTGCGCAACCACACTTACCAGATGTTGACACTGCTGGCAGAGGATCGTGCAGTTCCCTCGGCCCCCACAGGCCCTGGGCCACTGCTGGAGTTTGCTCTGCGCGAGGATCTGCTGACCCGTGTGTTGACATGGCAGCTGCAATGGGATGAGCTTGGGGATGGGGTCGAGGAACGGCGGGCTGAGCAACTGAAACTATTTGAAATGCTAGTGAGCGAAGCTCGCCAGCCACTGTTGCGGCATGGTCCAGTTCGTGAGGCTCTGCTCACCCTGCTGGATGCCTGTGGCCGCCCTGTGCCCAGTAGCCCAGCACTGGATGAAGGCTTGGTGCTACTTCTCAGCcagctgtgtgtttgtgtggccCAGGAGCCTTCATTGCTCGAGTTCTTCCTGCAGCCACCTCCTGAGCCTGGAGCTGCTCCCcgtcttcttctcttttctcgCCTTGTCCCTTTTGTGCATCGAGAGGGCACCCTGGGCCAGCAGGCCCGTGATGCCCTACTTCTTCTCATGGCTTTGTCAGCTGGGAGCCCCACTGTGGGCCGCTACATCGCGGATCACTCTTACTTCTGCCCG GTGCTGGCCACAGGGCTCAGTGCCCTGTACTCATCACTGCCTCGAAAGATTGAGGTTCCAGGGGATGATTGGCACTGTCTGCGACGGGAAGACTGGCTGGGAGTGCCAGCCCTTGCACTCTTCATGAGTTCCCTGGAGTTCTGCAATGCAGTAATTCAG GTGGCTCACCCCCTGGTGCAGAAGCAGTTGGTTGATTATATCCATAATGGGTTCCTGGTGCCTGTCATGGGTCCTGCCTTGCACAAG ACCTCTGTGGAGGAGATGATCGCCAGTACCGCCTATCTGGAACTTTTCCTACGGAGTATCTCAGAGCCTGCTTTGCTCCGTACCTTCCTGCGATTCCTGTTGTTGCACCGGCATGACACCCACACCATCCTCGACACCCTCGTTGCTCGTATTGGCAGTAACTCCCGG CTCTGCATGGTCTCTCTGAGTCTCTTCAGGACCCTCCTGAACCTCAGCTGTGAGGATGTCCTGCTGCAGCTGGTTCTCAG GTATCTTGTTCCATGTAACCACGTTATGCTGAGCCAGAAGCCGGCTGTTCGTGATGTGGACCTATATGGACGAGCAGCTGACAAGTTTCTCTCCCTAATCCCACGCTGTTGTCGGCACCACGCCCCCAGCCCACCTCGTCCAGAGCATGCCTCATGGGCACGAGGTGGGCCTagcagagagacagggagaagggaggaCATCACGG GTCCTGGAAGCCCAAGTGTGGACTCCTCTTCTGTGATGACAGTACCCCGGCCCTCCACACCATCTCGTCTGGCTCTCTTCCTGCGGCAGCAGAGCCTGGGTGGCTCTGAgtctccaggcccagcccctTGCTCACCAGGGCTTTCTGCAtccccagcctccagccctgGCCGACGGCCTACCCCTGCAGAGGAGCCTGGAGAGCTGGAAGACAATTACCTGGAGTATCTGCGTGAGGCACGTCGTGGTGTGGACCGCTGTGTCCGAGCCTGTCGTACCTGGTCTGCCCCCTATGATGGCGAGCGGCCCTCTCCTGAGCCCAGTCCTTTTGGCTCCCGGACTAAGAAACGCAGCCTACTGCCTGAGGAGGACAGGAACAacgtgggggaaggggaggaggaagagctggggAGTAGGGGGCTGGCTGGGGGTGCAGGGGAGGGCCCTGGtcacctgccccctccccagctcAATGGAGTGCCAGGATCATGGCCTGAGGGGGCGAAGAAGGTTCGTCTGGTGCCAAAGGAGGGAGCTGGGGAACTGCTAGAGGGCATCTCCGAGGGCATGGCAGGACTAGAGGGCTTTGGGCAGGAGCTCCGGGAGCTAGAGGTGGCATTGAGCAATGGGGGAACTGGCTCAGAGTCCCCCTTAGAACCTCCACTGCCCcttgaggaggaggaggcctACGAGAGCTTCACCTGTCCCCCTGAGCCCCCTGGCCCCTTCCTCAGCAGCCCTTTGCGGACTCTCAACCAGCTGCCAAGCCAGCCCTTCACTG gccccttCATGGCTGTGCTCTTTGCCAAACTCGAGAACATGCTGCAGAACTCCGTCTATGTCAACTTCCTGCTGACGGGGCTGGTGGCCCAGCTGGCCTgtcacccccagcccctgctccGCTCTTTCCTGCTCAACACCAACATGGTCTTCCAGCCCAGTGTCAAGTCCCTGCTGCAG GTGCTGGGCTCTGTGAAGAATAAGATTGAGAACTTTGCGGCTTCCCAGGAGGACTTCCCAGCACTGCTGTCCAAAGCCAAGAAGTACCTCATTGCCCGTGGCAAGTTGGACTGGGCTGAGGGCCCTGCAGCAGGACCTGCCCCACGCCGTTCTGATCCCCTAG TGAAGAGCCGGAGGCCATCCTTGGGGGAGTTACTCCTGCGGCATGCACACAGTCCAACCAGGGCCCGGCAGGCGGCACAATTGGTccttcagcctgggcgagacGGAGCAGGACTTGGCCTAAGTGGGGGCTCCCCTGGGGCTTCAACTCCAGTTCTACTCACCCGGGGCGGGGCCCCTGAACGCCAAGGTGAGGCTCTTCGAGTCAAGAATGCTGTCTACTGTGCAGTCATTTTCCCTGAATTTCTCAAGGAGTTGGCTGccatctcccaggctcatgccGTCACCTCGCCTTTCTTGTTGGAGACTTCAGAGGAAGGATCTGGCCCTCTCATCTCAGGCTGTGGGCCCCTCAATCCTTAA
- the FHIP1B gene encoding FHF complex subunit HOOK-interacting protein 1B isoform X2, with translation MERMNWLSRLASRGPGHRIPQGANLQTPVMADPETCLMVFKNHWSQVVRILERQGPQAAPGGADDLSAVRNHTYQMLTLLAEDRAVPSAPTGPGPLLEFALREDLLTRVLTWQLQWDELGDGVEERRAEQLKLFEMLVSEARQPLLRHGPVREALLTLLDACGRPVPSSPALDEGLVLLLSQLCVCVAQEPSLLEFFLQPPPEPGAAPRLLLFSRLVPFVHREGTLGQQARDALLLLMALSAGSPTVGRYIADHSYFCPVLATGLSALYSSLPRKIEVPGDDWHCLRREDWLGVPALALFMSSLEFCNAVIQVAHPLVQKQLVDYIHNGFLVPVMGPALHKTSVEEMIASTAYLELFLRSISEPALLRTFLRFLLLHRHDTHTILDTLVARIGSNSRLCMVSLSLFRTLLNLSCEDVLLQLVLRYLVPCNHVMLSQKPAVRDVDLYGRAADKFLSLIPRCCRHHAPSPPRPEHASWARGPGSPSVDSSSVMTVPRPSTPSRLALFLRQQSLGGSESPGPAPCSPGLSASPASSPGRRPTPAEEPGELEDNYLEYLREARRGVDRCVRACRTWSAPYDGERPSPEPSPFGSRTKKRSLLPEEDRNNVGEGEEEELGSRGLAGGAGEGPGHLPPPQLNGVPGSWPEGAKKVRLVPKEGAGELLEGISEGMAGLEGFGQELRELEVALSNGGTGSESPLEPPLPLEEEEAYESFTCPPEPPGPFLSSPLRTLNQLPSQPFTGPFMAVLFAKLENMLQNSVYVNFLLTGLVAQLACHPQPLLRSFLLNTNMVFQPSVKSLLQVLGSVKNKIENFAASQEDFPALLSKAKKYLIARGKLDWAEGPAAGPAPRRSDPLVKSRRPSLGELLLRHAHSPTRARQAAQLVLQPGRDGAGLGLSGGSPGASTPVLLTRGGAPERQGEALRVKNAVYCAVIFPEFLKELAAISQAHAVTSPFLLETSEEGSGPLISGCGPLNP, from the exons ATGGAGAGGATGAATTGGCTGAGCAGACTGGCCTCCCGGGGCCCTGGGCACCGTATACCTCAAGGGGCCAATCTCCAAACCCCAGTCATGGCTGATCCCGAGACCTGCCTCATGGTCTTCAAGAATCACTGGTCCCAG GTGGTGCGAATCCTGGAGCGGCAAGGCCCTCAGGCAGCTCCTGGGGGTGCAGACGATCTCAGTGCTGTGCGCAACCACACTTACCAGATGTTGACACTGCTGGCAGAGGATCGTGCAGTTCCCTCGGCCCCCACAGGCCCTGGGCCACTGCTGGAGTTTGCTCTGCGCGAGGATCTGCTGACCCGTGTGTTGACATGGCAGCTGCAATGGGATGAGCTTGGGGATGGGGTCGAGGAACGGCGGGCTGAGCAACTGAAACTATTTGAAATGCTAGTGAGCGAAGCTCGCCAGCCACTGTTGCGGCATGGTCCAGTTCGTGAGGCTCTGCTCACCCTGCTGGATGCCTGTGGCCGCCCTGTGCCCAGTAGCCCAGCACTGGATGAAGGCTTGGTGCTACTTCTCAGCcagctgtgtgtttgtgtggccCAGGAGCCTTCATTGCTCGAGTTCTTCCTGCAGCCACCTCCTGAGCCTGGAGCTGCTCCCcgtcttcttctcttttctcgCCTTGTCCCTTTTGTGCATCGAGAGGGCACCCTGGGCCAGCAGGCCCGTGATGCCCTACTTCTTCTCATGGCTTTGTCAGCTGGGAGCCCCACTGTGGGCCGCTACATCGCGGATCACTCTTACTTCTGCCCG GTGCTGGCCACAGGGCTCAGTGCCCTGTACTCATCACTGCCTCGAAAGATTGAGGTTCCAGGGGATGATTGGCACTGTCTGCGACGGGAAGACTGGCTGGGAGTGCCAGCCCTTGCACTCTTCATGAGTTCCCTGGAGTTCTGCAATGCAGTAATTCAG GTGGCTCACCCCCTGGTGCAGAAGCAGTTGGTTGATTATATCCATAATGGGTTCCTGGTGCCTGTCATGGGTCCTGCCTTGCACAAG ACCTCTGTGGAGGAGATGATCGCCAGTACCGCCTATCTGGAACTTTTCCTACGGAGTATCTCAGAGCCTGCTTTGCTCCGTACCTTCCTGCGATTCCTGTTGTTGCACCGGCATGACACCCACACCATCCTCGACACCCTCGTTGCTCGTATTGGCAGTAACTCCCGG CTCTGCATGGTCTCTCTGAGTCTCTTCAGGACCCTCCTGAACCTCAGCTGTGAGGATGTCCTGCTGCAGCTGGTTCTCAG GTATCTTGTTCCATGTAACCACGTTATGCTGAGCCAGAAGCCGGCTGTTCGTGATGTGGACCTATATGGACGAGCAGCTGACAAGTTTCTCTCCCTAATCCCACGCTGTTGTCGGCACCACGCCCCCAGCCCACCTCGTCCAGAGCATGCCTCATGGGCACGAG GTCCTGGAAGCCCAAGTGTGGACTCCTCTTCTGTGATGACAGTACCCCGGCCCTCCACACCATCTCGTCTGGCTCTCTTCCTGCGGCAGCAGAGCCTGGGTGGCTCTGAgtctccaggcccagcccctTGCTCACCAGGGCTTTCTGCAtccccagcctccagccctgGCCGACGGCCTACCCCTGCAGAGGAGCCTGGAGAGCTGGAAGACAATTACCTGGAGTATCTGCGTGAGGCACGTCGTGGTGTGGACCGCTGTGTCCGAGCCTGTCGTACCTGGTCTGCCCCCTATGATGGCGAGCGGCCCTCTCCTGAGCCCAGTCCTTTTGGCTCCCGGACTAAGAAACGCAGCCTACTGCCTGAGGAGGACAGGAACAacgtgggggaaggggaggaggaagagctggggAGTAGGGGGCTGGCTGGGGGTGCAGGGGAGGGCCCTGGtcacctgccccctccccagctcAATGGAGTGCCAGGATCATGGCCTGAGGGGGCGAAGAAGGTTCGTCTGGTGCCAAAGGAGGGAGCTGGGGAACTGCTAGAGGGCATCTCCGAGGGCATGGCAGGACTAGAGGGCTTTGGGCAGGAGCTCCGGGAGCTAGAGGTGGCATTGAGCAATGGGGGAACTGGCTCAGAGTCCCCCTTAGAACCTCCACTGCCCcttgaggaggaggaggcctACGAGAGCTTCACCTGTCCCCCTGAGCCCCCTGGCCCCTTCCTCAGCAGCCCTTTGCGGACTCTCAACCAGCTGCCAAGCCAGCCCTTCACTG gccccttCATGGCTGTGCTCTTTGCCAAACTCGAGAACATGCTGCAGAACTCCGTCTATGTCAACTTCCTGCTGACGGGGCTGGTGGCCCAGCTGGCCTgtcacccccagcccctgctccGCTCTTTCCTGCTCAACACCAACATGGTCTTCCAGCCCAGTGTCAAGTCCCTGCTGCAG GTGCTGGGCTCTGTGAAGAATAAGATTGAGAACTTTGCGGCTTCCCAGGAGGACTTCCCAGCACTGCTGTCCAAAGCCAAGAAGTACCTCATTGCCCGTGGCAAGTTGGACTGGGCTGAGGGCCCTGCAGCAGGACCTGCCCCACGCCGTTCTGATCCCCTAG TGAAGAGCCGGAGGCCATCCTTGGGGGAGTTACTCCTGCGGCATGCACACAGTCCAACCAGGGCCCGGCAGGCGGCACAATTGGTccttcagcctgggcgagacGGAGCAGGACTTGGCCTAAGTGGGGGCTCCCCTGGGGCTTCAACTCCAGTTCTACTCACCCGGGGCGGGGCCCCTGAACGCCAAGGTGAGGCTCTTCGAGTCAAGAATGCTGTCTACTGTGCAGTCATTTTCCCTGAATTTCTCAAGGAGTTGGCTGccatctcccaggctcatgccGTCACCTCGCCTTTCTTGTTGGAGACTTCAGAGGAAGGATCTGGCCCTCTCATCTCAGGCTGTGGGCCCCTCAATCCTTAA